A single window of Nocardioides kongjuensis DNA harbors:
- a CDS encoding MXAN_6640 family putative metalloprotease — protein MPPRSHFPFIGLLSSLLAALLTVSVLGGVARADDTYPAAPAGTAVPVDIDDTVAQATAEHALETVQDIVDTAPGAAPSDATTGADLTMALRDLALTRDDLPSDLQDDAAQLLARPGTAHRPPPGYPSQGIECTPGSGLPCYTAPEAAPLCSASICVHYVQGAYAPSSGSDVPAPGYPNAVLNVMTNVANRYVAAGYRTPVSDGNEFDVYLADLGKRGLYGYCTTDQRVAGHVTAAAYCVLDNDYAEFGPVPGPLGNLQVTAAHEYFHAVQFAYDVNEDGWLLEATATWAEDEVYPAINDNIQYLKGGPLGQPAQPLDHRKGLAPYGAWIFFRYLSEHFAADAGGMPVIVRDIWDLAAGPANARQAISAALAARGTDLRTQFGRFAAANRRPALNYSEGAAYPRAKLWRGVKLSPSRRSVSDSVELKHLASRTIRFKSKFRGKAHLRVHVDGPKRKKGGYVLVTIKKKGQAPVTKLVKVNRKGDKTKRYQFGKSVQWIEITFANAGKKDSTAKVSASAR, from the coding sequence ATGCCTCCTCGCAGCCACTTCCCCTTCATCGGGCTGCTGTCCTCGCTCCTCGCCGCACTGCTGACGGTCTCCGTCCTCGGCGGCGTCGCCCGCGCGGACGACACCTACCCGGCCGCACCGGCCGGCACCGCCGTGCCCGTCGACATCGACGACACGGTCGCGCAGGCGACCGCGGAGCACGCCCTCGAGACGGTGCAGGACATCGTCGACACCGCTCCGGGCGCCGCGCCGAGCGACGCCACGACGGGCGCCGACCTGACCATGGCGCTGCGCGACCTCGCGCTCACCCGCGACGACCTGCCGAGCGACCTGCAGGACGACGCCGCGCAGCTGCTCGCGCGGCCCGGCACCGCCCACCGGCCGCCCCCGGGCTACCCGTCACAGGGCATCGAGTGCACGCCGGGATCGGGTCTTCCCTGCTACACCGCGCCCGAGGCAGCCCCGCTGTGCAGCGCGAGCATCTGCGTGCACTACGTGCAGGGCGCCTACGCCCCGAGCTCCGGCTCGGACGTCCCGGCTCCCGGCTACCCGAACGCGGTGCTCAACGTGATGACGAACGTCGCGAACCGGTACGTCGCCGCCGGCTACCGGACGCCCGTCAGCGACGGCAACGAGTTCGACGTCTACCTCGCCGACCTCGGCAAGCGCGGCCTCTACGGCTACTGCACGACCGACCAGCGGGTCGCGGGCCACGTGACCGCGGCCGCGTACTGCGTCCTCGACAACGATTACGCCGAGTTCGGCCCGGTGCCCGGCCCGCTGGGCAACCTGCAGGTGACCGCGGCCCACGAGTACTTCCACGCGGTGCAGTTCGCCTACGACGTCAACGAGGACGGCTGGCTGCTCGAGGCGACCGCGACCTGGGCCGAGGACGAGGTGTACCCGGCGATCAACGACAACATCCAGTACCTCAAGGGCGGCCCGCTGGGGCAGCCCGCACAGCCGCTGGACCACCGCAAGGGCCTGGCGCCGTACGGCGCGTGGATCTTCTTCAGGTACCTCAGCGAGCACTTCGCGGCGGACGCCGGCGGGATGCCCGTCATCGTGCGCGACATCTGGGACCTGGCCGCCGGTCCGGCCAACGCGCGGCAGGCGATCAGCGCCGCCCTGGCCGCGCGCGGCACCGACCTGCGCACCCAGTTCGGACGGTTCGCCGCGGCCAACCGGCGTCCGGCCCTGAACTACTCCGAGGGTGCCGCCTACCCGCGGGCCAAGCTGTGGCGCGGCGTGAAGCTGTCTCCCTCGCGCCGGTCGGTCTCCGACTCGGTCGAGCTCAAGCACCTCGCCTCGCGGACGATCCGCTTCAAGTCGAAGTTCCGCGGCAAGGCCCACCTGCGGGTCCACGTGGACGGCCCGAAGCGCAAGAAGGGCGGCTACGTCCTGGTCACCATCAAGAAGAAGGGCCAGGCGCCGGTCACCAAGCTGGTCAAGGTCAACCGCAAGGGCGACAAGACCAAGCGCTACCAATTCGGGAAGTCGGTGCAGTGGATCGAGATCACCTTCGCCAACGCCGGCAAGAAGGACTCGACCGCGAAGGTCAGCGCGAGCGCGCGCTGA
- a CDS encoding DUF3427 domain-containing protein encodes MREGIYEALITNEVRAQLAALPSTAPTIRAIDEAEEPEILARHVAEVVRRHLVATSDPGRRLATVNEILDLLEGDAAIAPPARQLLAITTDTAPDAGDRFAARPRTPLSDAALLTNARDEPSLAAELKAELRSADSVDLLCAFVKWYGVRLLEDELRALREQGVPLRVITTTYLGSTERRALDRMVREFGAEVRIQYDAARTRLHAKAWLFRRATGLATAYVGSSNLSRAALLDGVEWNVRLSQVATPSLMQKFEATFDTYWNDPSFEPYDPDLDRDRLDDALAQASGRTDNQRVTITLAGLEVRPFPYQAEMLEAIEAERVIHDRHRNLVVAATGTGKTVIAALDYRRLCELAGGERPSLLFVAHRREILEQSLRTYREVLADGSFGELYVGGARPERWRHVFASVQSLTAYGVANLPADHFDVVVIDEFHHAAAQTYRQILDHLQPRELLGLTATPERADGLDVRDFFDGRTATELRLWDALGADLLCPFHYFGVADNTDLTGLTWSRGRYDDAELSNLYTGNDARSAIVVKELRDKVLDLGNMRGLGFCVGVEHATYMAKVFNEAGIPAAAVTGQTSPADRQRAIADLRDRRLNILFSADVFNEGLDVPDVDTVLLLRPTDSATIFLQQLGRGLRRTRDKAVLTVLDFVGFQRREFQWERKLRALTGTTRKKLVHQVETGFPFLPSGCQIVLDRQSQQLILDNIKTQVTPRWSRVVAELRSQGEVELDRFLEESGIELADILRKGSHSWTRARRDAGLPVPRGGEREERLLRRVRAFAHVDDRARVDIYGQLLAEDAVTYEQLSVGEQRVADMLFFSLWPDGGGFSSVADGLAALRDEAAVREEVRAVVDISFDAARHRALSLGGPLCDVPLRVHARYQREEVLAALGYATLQRKPNSFREGVLYEPTHNVDAFFITLKKSENEFSPTTMYRDYPINPTLFHWESQSGTSVKSKTGQRYVNGTSNVLLFVRETKDDEFGTSPYLFLGPATYVTHQGEKPIAITWKLEHAMPIDFYNTAAVAAQ; translated from the coding sequence ATGCGGGAGGGGATCTACGAGGCGCTGATCACCAACGAGGTGCGCGCCCAGCTCGCCGCCCTGCCGTCGACCGCCCCGACCATCCGGGCGATCGACGAGGCCGAGGAGCCCGAGATCCTGGCCCGTCACGTGGCGGAGGTCGTACGTCGCCATCTCGTGGCAACGAGCGATCCTGGCCGCCGTCTCGCCACTGTCAACGAGATCCTCGACCTGCTCGAGGGCGACGCCGCGATCGCCCCACCAGCCCGCCAACTGCTCGCGATCACGACCGACACCGCGCCGGATGCCGGGGACCGCTTCGCCGCGCGACCACGCACTCCCCTCTCCGACGCCGCCCTGCTGACCAACGCCCGCGACGAGCCGAGCCTCGCGGCCGAGCTCAAGGCAGAGCTGCGCTCGGCGGACTCCGTCGACCTGCTCTGCGCCTTCGTCAAGTGGTACGGCGTTCGCCTTCTCGAGGACGAGCTTCGCGCCCTGCGCGAGCAGGGCGTCCCGCTGCGGGTCATCACGACCACCTACCTCGGCTCCACCGAGCGCCGCGCGCTCGACCGGATGGTCCGTGAGTTCGGCGCTGAGGTCCGCATCCAGTACGACGCAGCGCGGACGCGCCTCCACGCGAAGGCGTGGCTGTTCCGGAGGGCGACCGGGCTCGCCACGGCGTATGTCGGGTCGTCGAACCTGTCCCGCGCGGCGCTCCTCGACGGCGTGGAGTGGAACGTTCGGCTCTCCCAGGTCGCAACTCCGAGCCTGATGCAGAAGTTCGAGGCGACCTTCGACACCTACTGGAACGACCCCAGCTTCGAGCCCTACGACCCCGACCTGGACCGCGACCGGCTCGACGATGCCCTCGCCCAGGCCTCAGGCCGCACCGACAACCAGCGCGTCACCATCACACTCGCCGGCCTCGAGGTCCGTCCGTTCCCCTACCAGGCCGAGATGCTCGAAGCCATCGAGGCAGAGCGGGTCATCCACGACCGCCACCGCAATCTCGTGGTCGCAGCCACCGGCACCGGCAAGACCGTGATCGCAGCGCTCGACTACCGCCGCCTGTGCGAGCTCGCCGGCGGCGAGCGGCCATCATTGCTGTTCGTCGCTCATCGTCGCGAGATCCTCGAGCAGTCGCTGCGCACCTATCGCGAGGTGCTGGCCGACGGCAGCTTCGGCGAGCTGTACGTCGGCGGCGCCCGCCCCGAGCGCTGGCGGCACGTCTTCGCGAGCGTCCAATCGTTGACGGCGTACGGCGTCGCGAACCTGCCGGCCGACCACTTCGACGTCGTGGTGATCGACGAGTTCCACCATGCAGCAGCCCAGACCTACCGCCAGATCCTCGACCATCTGCAGCCGCGTGAACTACTGGGCCTGACCGCGACACCGGAGCGCGCCGACGGTTTGGACGTACGGGACTTCTTCGACGGCCGCACCGCAACCGAGTTGCGGCTCTGGGACGCGCTCGGCGCCGATCTGCTCTGCCCGTTCCACTACTTCGGGGTCGCCGACAACACCGACCTCACTGGCTTGACGTGGTCGCGGGGCAGGTACGACGACGCCGAGCTCTCCAACCTGTACACCGGCAACGACGCGCGATCGGCGATCGTGGTGAAGGAACTGCGCGACAAGGTCCTCGACCTGGGCAACATGCGCGGCCTCGGCTTCTGCGTCGGCGTGGAGCACGCCACCTACATGGCGAAGGTCTTCAACGAGGCGGGCATCCCGGCTGCCGCTGTCACCGGGCAGACGTCACCTGCCGACCGCCAACGCGCGATCGCCGACCTGCGTGACCGGCGCCTCAACATCCTCTTCTCGGCCGATGTCTTCAACGAAGGACTCGACGTCCCCGACGTCGACACCGTCCTGCTGCTGCGGCCCACGGACAGCGCCACGATCTTCTTGCAACAGCTCGGCCGCGGCCTGCGTCGCACCCGCGACAAGGCCGTGCTGACCGTCCTCGACTTCGTGGGCTTTCAACGCAGGGAGTTCCAGTGGGAACGCAAGCTGCGCGCCCTGACGGGAACGACCCGCAAGAAGCTTGTCCACCAGGTCGAGACCGGCTTTCCCTTCCTGCCCTCGGGCTGCCAGATCGTCCTCGACCGCCAGTCCCAGCAACTGATTCTCGACAACATCAAGACGCAGGTGACGCCGCGCTGGTCAAGAGTCGTGGCCGAGCTGCGGTCTCAGGGCGAGGTCGAACTGGACCGCTTCCTCGAGGAGAGCGGGATCGAGCTCGCCGACATCCTGCGCAAGGGCAGCCACTCTTGGACACGCGCCCGGCGCGACGCCGGCCTCCCCGTCCCCCGAGGCGGCGAACGCGAGGAGCGACTCCTGCGCAGGGTCCGCGCGTTCGCCCACGTCGACGACCGCGCCCGCGTCGACATCTACGGCCAACTCCTGGCAGAGGACGCTGTCACCTACGAGCAGTTGAGCGTCGGTGAGCAGCGCGTCGCGGACATGCTGTTCTTCTCGCTCTGGCCGGACGGCGGTGGGTTCTCCTCCGTGGCCGACGGACTCGCCGCACTCCGCGACGAAGCGGCCGTGCGGGAGGAAGTCCGAGCCGTCGTCGACATCTCCTTCGACGCCGCTCGCCACCGTGCGCTCTCGTTGGGCGGACCGCTGTGCGACGTACCGCTCCGCGTCCACGCCCGGTACCAGCGAGAAGAGGTTCTCGCCGCGCTCGGCTACGCCACCCTTCAGCGAAAGCCGAACTCGTTCCGCGAAGGCGTCCTGTACGAGCCGACCCACAACGTCGACGCGTTCTTCATCACCCTCAAGAAGTCGGAGAACGAGTTCTCCCCCACCACGATGTACCGCGACTACCCGATCAACCCGACGCTGTTCCACTGGGAGTCACAGTCCGGCACGAGCGTGAAGTCGAAGACCGGTCAGCGGTACGTCAACGGCACCAGCAACGTCTTGTTGTTCGTTCGGGAGACCAAGGACGACGAGTTCGGCACGTCGCCCTATCTGTTCCTGGGCCCCGCCACCTATGTGACGCATCAGGGCGAGAAGCCCATCGCGATCACGTGGAAGCTCGAGCACGCCATGCCGATCGACTTCTACAACACTGCGGCCGTGGCCGCACAGTAG
- a CDS encoding LysM peptidoglycan-binding domain-containing protein: MSTITLAPRVTAVRRTASARPVAAARPVARGQVRLTRRGRAVVFLLALVVVALAAIWLAAGSAATREDGGAPQVQLVTVGPGDTLWDIASDAAATSGDDVRDMMETIQQLNTLDGSMVYVGQELRVPTH; encoded by the coding sequence ATGAGCACCATCACCCTCGCGCCCCGCGTCACCGCCGTTCGTCGTACGGCGAGCGCCCGTCCCGTTGCGGCGGCCCGTCCCGTCGCCCGGGGGCAGGTCCGGCTGACCCGGCGCGGCCGTGCGGTCGTCTTCCTGCTGGCGCTGGTCGTGGTCGCCCTCGCGGCGATCTGGCTCGCCGCCGGGTCGGCCGCGACGCGCGAGGACGGGGGCGCCCCCCAGGTCCAGCTGGTGACGGTCGGCCCCGGTGACACGCTGTGGGACATCGCGAGCGACGCCGCCGCGACCTCGGGCGACGACGTGCGCGACATGATGGAGACCATCCAGCAGCTCAACACGCTCGACGGCAGCATGGTCTACGTCGGCCAGGAGCTCCGGGTGCCGACGCACTAG
- the lexA gene encoding transcriptional repressor LexA — translation MTERKGTERKASSVTELPDGPADATGLTPRQQRVLAHIKDSIEKRGYPPSMREIGQAVGLTSTSSVAHQLRTLEEKGFLKRDPNRPRALEVFLPEVMAARRAMGTAEDPDRQTYDETGIGDAAPTPANVPVVGRIAAGGPILAEERVEDVFPLPRQLVGDGQLFLLEVSGESMIEAAICDGDYVVIRQQPTAENGEIVAAMIDGEATVKTFQRKDGKVWLLPHNPAFEPIDGTNATILGKVTAVLRRV, via the coding sequence ATGACGGAGCGCAAGGGCACGGAGCGCAAGGCGAGCAGCGTCACCGAGCTGCCCGACGGGCCGGCCGACGCGACCGGGCTGACCCCGCGCCAGCAGCGGGTCCTGGCCCACATCAAGGACAGCATCGAGAAGCGGGGCTACCCGCCGAGCATGCGCGAGATCGGCCAGGCGGTCGGCCTCACCAGCACCTCCAGCGTCGCCCACCAGCTGCGCACCCTGGAGGAGAAGGGCTTCCTCAAGCGCGACCCCAACCGGCCGCGCGCCCTCGAGGTCTTCCTGCCCGAGGTGATGGCAGCGCGCCGGGCGATGGGCACCGCCGAGGACCCCGACCGCCAGACCTACGACGAGACCGGGATCGGCGACGCCGCGCCGACACCCGCCAACGTGCCGGTGGTCGGCCGGATCGCGGCCGGTGGCCCGATCCTGGCCGAGGAGCGCGTCGAGGACGTCTTCCCGCTGCCGCGCCAGCTCGTCGGCGACGGGCAGCTGTTCCTGCTCGAGGTCAGCGGCGAGTCGATGATCGAGGCCGCGATCTGCGACGGCGACTACGTCGTGATCCGCCAGCAGCCGACCGCCGAGAACGGCGAGATCGTCGCGGCGATGATCGACGGCGAGGCGACGGTCAAGACCTTCCAGCGCAAGGACGGCAAGGTCTGGCTGCTCCCCCACAACCCGGCGTTCGAGCCGATCGACGGCACCAACGCGACCATCCTCGGCAAGGTGACGGCGGTGCTGCGGCGGGTGTGA
- the nrdR gene encoding transcriptional regulator NrdR: MHCPYCKHHDTKVLDSRVSDDGCSIRRRRVCQSPSCEKRFTTVEAMQLTVLKRSGATEPFTREKAVAGVRKACKGRPVDEDDLARLGQEVEDQLRLAGSPEIAAHEVGLAILPPLRRLDEVAYLRFASVYRGFDSAADFENEISLMRAERQLLSEGAQPAATG, translated from the coding sequence ATGCACTGTCCGTACTGCAAGCACCACGACACCAAGGTCCTCGACTCCCGTGTCTCCGACGACGGCTGCTCGATCCGGCGCCGCCGGGTCTGCCAGTCGCCGAGCTGTGAGAAGCGGTTCACGACCGTCGAGGCCATGCAGCTGACCGTGCTCAAGCGCTCCGGCGCGACCGAGCCGTTCACCCGCGAGAAGGCCGTCGCCGGTGTCCGCAAGGCCTGCAAGGGTCGCCCGGTGGACGAGGACGACCTGGCCCGGCTGGGCCAGGAGGTCGAGGACCAGCTCCGGCTGGCCGGCAGCCCCGAGATCGCCGCCCACGAGGTGGGCCTGGCGATCCTGCCGCCGCTGCGTCGTCTCGACGAGGTCGCCTACCTCCGCTTCGCCTCCGTCTACCGCGGCTTCGACTCGGCCGCCGACTTCGAGAACGAGATCTCCCTGATGCGGGCCGAGCGCCAGCTGCTGTCCGAGGGAGCCCAGCCCGCCGCGACGGGCTGA
- a CDS encoding vitamin B12-dependent ribonucleotide reductase has translation MTETARSHTPSETARYTKKGLKIERIFSTEGVHPYDEITWERRDVVQTNWKTGETVFEQLGVEFPDFWSLNASTIVTTKYFRGAVGTPERERGLKQLIDRVVSTYVKAGREHGYFASAADAEVFEHELTWLLANQYFSFNSPVWFNVGTTAPQQVSACFILSVDDSMDSILNWYKEEGFIFKGGSGAGLNLSRIRSSKELLSSGGTASGPVSFMRGADASAGTIKSGGATRRAAKMVVLDVDHPDIEEFVETKWREEDKIRALRDAGYDMDLGGKDITSVQYQNANNSVRVNDEFMRAVENGGEFGLRSRMTGEVIETVDARTLFRKISEAAWACADPGLQYDDTINDWHTNPETGRITASNPCSEYMSLDNSSCNLASLNLLKFLRDDDTFDAPLFAKAVELIITAMDISICFADFPTEPIGETTRNYRQLGIGYANLGALLMAMGLGYDSEGGRAMAATVTSLMTGTSYRRSAELAAIVGPYNGYARNAEAHQRVMRKHQAANDDVRTLHIADAEVHKLATEEWAKVVELGKTNGFRNAQASVLAPTGTIGFMMDCDTTGIEPDFSLVKFKKLVGGGSLQIVNQTIPRALKKLGYDEEKIEAIVAYIGEHGHVVDAPGLKPEHYEVFDTAMGERALKPMGHVLMMAACQPFLSGAISKTVNLPESASIEDIEQIYMESWKLGLKATAIYRDNCKVGQPLADGGGKAKKDAAEAAEADTKVVEKVVEKVVYAPTRKRLPKSRQARTTSFTVAGAEGYMTSGAHDDNSLGEIFLKLGKQGSTLAGVMDAFSIAVSIGLQYGVPLETYVSKFTNLRFEPAGLTDDPDVRMAQSIMDYVFRRLALDYLSFEERSALGIYSADERQRHLETGSYEPVEETGNASELVETAPAAKTTTVEAEVVEVTDEDPLAGAPEVKVAKTTAELLEQITGHAVDSPLCMTCGTKMRPAGSCYVCEGCGSTSGCS, from the coding sequence ATGACCGAGACGGCCCGTAGCCACACGCCCAGCGAGACGGCCCGCTACACCAAGAAGGGACTGAAGATCGAGCGGATCTTCAGCACCGAGGGTGTGCACCCGTACGACGAGATCACCTGGGAGCGGCGCGACGTCGTCCAGACCAACTGGAAGACCGGCGAGACCGTCTTCGAGCAGCTCGGTGTCGAGTTCCCCGACTTCTGGTCGCTCAACGCCTCCACCATCGTCACCACCAAGTACTTCCGCGGCGCAGTCGGCACGCCGGAGCGGGAGCGCGGCCTCAAGCAGCTGATCGACCGGGTCGTGTCGACCTACGTCAAGGCGGGGCGGGAGCACGGCTACTTCGCGAGCGCGGCGGACGCGGAGGTCTTCGAGCACGAGCTGACCTGGCTGCTCGCCAACCAGTACTTCTCCTTCAACTCCCCGGTCTGGTTCAACGTCGGCACGACCGCTCCCCAGCAGGTCTCGGCGTGCTTCATCCTCTCGGTCGACGACTCGATGGACTCGATCCTCAACTGGTACAAGGAGGAGGGCTTCATCTTCAAGGGTGGCTCCGGCGCCGGCCTGAACCTCTCCCGGATCCGCTCCTCCAAGGAGCTCCTCAGCAGCGGCGGCACCGCGTCCGGCCCGGTCTCCTTCATGCGCGGCGCCGACGCCTCGGCCGGCACCATCAAGTCGGGCGGCGCGACGCGTCGTGCGGCCAAGATGGTCGTCCTCGACGTCGACCACCCCGACATCGAGGAGTTCGTCGAGACCAAGTGGCGCGAGGAGGACAAGATCCGCGCCCTGCGCGACGCCGGCTACGACATGGACCTCGGCGGCAAGGACATCACCTCGGTCCAGTACCAGAACGCCAACAACTCGGTGCGCGTCAACGACGAGTTCATGCGCGCGGTCGAGAACGGCGGCGAGTTCGGCCTGCGTTCGCGGATGACCGGCGAGGTCATCGAGACCGTCGACGCCCGCACCCTGTTCCGCAAGATCAGCGAGGCCGCCTGGGCCTGCGCCGACCCGGGCCTGCAGTACGACGACACGATCAACGACTGGCACACCAACCCCGAGACCGGCCGGATCACCGCGTCCAACCCGTGCTCGGAGTACATGTCGCTCGACAACTCCTCGTGCAACCTGGCCTCGCTCAACCTGCTCAAGTTCCTGCGCGACGACGACACCTTCGACGCCCCGCTGTTCGCCAAGGCCGTCGAGCTGATCATCACCGCGATGGACATCTCGATCTGCTTCGCGGACTTCCCGACCGAGCCGATCGGCGAGACCACCCGCAACTACCGCCAGCTCGGCATCGGGTACGCCAACCTCGGCGCCCTCCTCATGGCGATGGGCCTCGGCTACGACTCCGAGGGCGGTCGCGCGATGGCCGCCACCGTCACGTCGCTGATGACCGGCACGTCGTACCGCCGCTCGGCCGAGCTCGCCGCGATCGTCGGCCCCTACAACGGCTACGCCCGCAACGCCGAGGCCCACCAGCGCGTGATGCGCAAGCACCAGGCCGCCAACGACGACGTGCGCACCCTGCACATCGCCGACGCCGAGGTCCACAAGCTGGCCACCGAGGAGTGGGCCAAGGTCGTCGAGCTCGGCAAGACCAACGGCTTCCGCAACGCGCAGGCCTCGGTCCTCGCGCCGACCGGCACCATCGGCTTCATGATGGACTGCGACACCACCGGCATCGAGCCCGACTTCTCCCTGGTGAAGTTCAAGAAGCTCGTCGGCGGCGGCTCGCTGCAGATCGTCAACCAGACGATCCCGCGTGCGCTGAAGAAGCTCGGCTACGACGAGGAGAAGATCGAGGCGATCGTCGCCTACATCGGCGAGCACGGCCACGTCGTCGACGCCCCCGGTCTCAAGCCGGAGCACTACGAGGTCTTCGACACCGCCATGGGCGAGCGCGCGCTCAAGCCCATGGGCCACGTCTTGATGATGGCCGCCTGCCAGCCGTTCCTGTCCGGCGCCATCTCCAAGACGGTCAACCTGCCCGAGTCGGCCTCCATCGAGGACATCGAGCAGATCTACATGGAGTCGTGGAAGCTCGGCCTCAAGGCGACTGCGATCTACCGCGACAACTGCAAGGTCGGCCAGCCCCTGGCCGACGGTGGCGGCAAGGCCAAGAAGGACGCCGCCGAGGCTGCCGAGGCCGACACCAAGGTCGTGGAGAAGGTCGTCGAGAAGGTCGTCTACGCCCCGACCCGCAAGCGTCTCCCGAAGTCGCGCCAGGCCCGCACCACCTCCTTCACGGTGGCCGGCGCCGAGGGCTACATGACCTCGGGTGCCCACGACGACAACAGCCTCGGCGAGATCTTCCTCAAGCTCGGCAAGCAGGGCTCGACCCTCGCCGGCGTGATGGACGCCTTCTCGATCGCGGTCTCCATCGGCCTGCAGTACGGCGTCCCGCTCGAGACCTACGTCTCGAAGTTCACCAACCTGCGCTTCGAGCCCGCCGGCCTCACCGACGACCCGGACGTCCGGATGGCGCAGTCGATCATGGACTACGTCTTCCGCCGCCTGGCCCTGGACTACCTGTCCTTCGAGGAGCGCTCCGCCCTCGGCATCTACTCCGCCGACGAGCGCCAGCGCCACCTCGAGACCGGCTCCTACGAGCCCGTCGAGGAGACCGGCAACGCCTCCGAGCTGGTCGAGACCGCCCCCGCAGCCAAGACCACCACGGTCGAGGCCGAGGTCGTCGAGGTCACCGACGAGGACCCCCTCGCCGGTGCCCCCGAGGTCAAGGTCGCCAAGACCACCGCCGAGCTCCTCGAGCAGATCACCGGCCACGCCGTCGACTCGCCGCTGTGCATGACGTGCGGCACGAAGATGCGTCCGGCTGGGTCCTGCTACGTGTGCGAGGGCTGCGGCAGCACCTCCGGCTGCAGCTGA